From Mycolicibacterium nivoides, a single genomic window includes:
- a CDS encoding GNAT family N-acetyltransferase, with product MTLELVDHRAPAAEKRSWTPFPSSDGYEHPDWWSSAKGAVGDPWFVQVMEDGVEVARVQLDERGGINPEYAGAPAIDSDELLEIQNIEVRTTARRRRVATRALQALAERHPERRLMAYSKGAGADDFWNSLGWEAFYYSQRGLTGGILFIQPPTLEP from the coding sequence ATGACCCTGGAACTCGTCGACCACCGCGCCCCCGCGGCAGAGAAGCGCTCGTGGACCCCGTTCCCATCGTCCGACGGCTACGAGCACCCGGACTGGTGGAGCAGTGCCAAGGGCGCGGTCGGAGACCCGTGGTTCGTCCAGGTGATGGAGGACGGCGTCGAGGTGGCTCGAGTGCAGCTCGACGAGCGCGGGGGCATCAACCCGGAGTACGCGGGCGCGCCCGCGATCGACAGCGACGAACTCCTGGAGATCCAGAACATCGAGGTGCGTACCACCGCCCGCCGACGCAGGGTCGCGACACGGGCGCTGCAGGCCCTCGCCGAGCGGCACCCCGAACGCCGGCTGATGGCGTACAGCAAGGGCGCTGGCGCGGACGACTTCTGGAACTCCCTCGGCTGGGAGGCGTTCTACTACTCGCAGCGGGGCCTGACCGGAGGCATCCTGTTCATCCAGCCCCCTACGCTGGAGCCATGA
- a CDS encoding HNH endonuclease — MHIGFRTSGGRGEYEVVGSHSSFSPLSLEGFTFKMRWPDGIVRDTGLWLDPADSGKARLRSMLTPQIQIGRIVAPMLLLPDATRAYRRTPFDLPIARSKQYTVTEVGFGSESEFSGNAELVTFVPSFITIANQGNSDDVGVAARWERITAVYSAAESLPTGLQQLIKQHQDYLASGQVVDGKLTTVVSNIIKQLAASPAAAPYVEGTDPLPALERMLGVRPKPGPTLPPPDELGEDAPEVSARSAHQYRLAKSRGPSGQKFSAAVRAVYDHRCVMCGARYGGIPGVRSGIDAAHILAWSKHDLDVVQNGIALCKLHHWAFDAGIVMPVHDSGCYRIRFTTLADLLEPESVARIGAEDAPIPEEWLPVDPKLRPSPKYLQRLYADLGVTFRGDT; from the coding sequence TTGCACATCGGGTTCCGCACTTCCGGTGGCCGCGGCGAGTACGAGGTAGTCGGCAGCCACTCCTCCTTCAGCCCGCTGAGCCTCGAGGGGTTCACGTTCAAGATGCGCTGGCCGGACGGCATCGTGCGCGACACGGGACTTTGGCTCGACCCGGCGGACTCCGGCAAGGCGCGGCTTCGCTCCATGTTGACGCCGCAGATCCAGATCGGGCGGATCGTGGCGCCGATGCTGCTGCTTCCGGACGCGACTCGCGCGTATCGCCGCACGCCCTTCGACCTGCCGATCGCGCGGTCCAAGCAGTACACGGTCACCGAAGTGGGATTCGGGTCCGAGAGCGAGTTCAGCGGCAACGCGGAGCTCGTGACATTCGTGCCATCGTTCATCACCATCGCCAACCAGGGAAACTCGGACGACGTCGGCGTCGCCGCGCGATGGGAACGAATCACCGCGGTCTACTCCGCCGCCGAGTCACTGCCCACGGGGCTGCAGCAGTTGATCAAGCAGCACCAGGACTACCTCGCTTCCGGACAGGTCGTGGACGGGAAGCTGACGACGGTGGTCAGCAACATCATCAAGCAGTTGGCGGCGTCTCCGGCGGCGGCACCCTACGTGGAGGGAACTGATCCGCTGCCGGCGCTGGAGAGGATGCTCGGCGTTCGGCCGAAGCCCGGGCCCACCCTGCCGCCGCCGGATGAGCTCGGCGAGGATGCCCCGGAAGTCAGCGCTCGCTCCGCGCACCAGTACCGCCTCGCGAAGTCGCGCGGCCCGTCAGGGCAGAAGTTCAGCGCCGCTGTACGCGCTGTCTACGACCACCGGTGTGTGATGTGCGGTGCCAGATACGGCGGCATCCCAGGGGTTCGTTCAGGCATCGACGCGGCCCACATCCTGGCCTGGAGCAAACACGACTTGGACGTAGTTCAGAACGGCATCGCCCTGTGCAAGCTCCACCACTGGGCGTTCGACGCGGGGATCGTGATGCCGGTTCATGACAGCGGCTGCTACCGCATCCGGTTCACCACGCTCGCTGATCTTCTCGAGCCGGAAAGCGTCGCGCGGATCGGCGCCGAGGATGCGCCGATCCCCGAAGAGTGGCTACCTGTGGACCCGAAGCTGCGCCCGAGTCCGAAGTACTTGCAGAGGCTCTACGCGGACCTGGGCGTGACGTTCAGAGGGGATACCTGA